In one window of Nicotiana tabacum cultivar K326 chromosome 12, ASM71507v2, whole genome shotgun sequence DNA:
- the LOC142167167 gene encoding uncharacterized protein LOC142167167, translating to MSLVSKELVTGIVYGKDASTIWADLRERFDKVNMSRIFQFHKGIATITQGNDIVSIYFSKLKDLWDEFDSMVHPPCNFPTSRDFMEHMRRQKLLQFLMGLNDSYEQARSQILITNPTPTVNKAYSMIIERERESKSID from the coding sequence ATGAGCTTAGTCTCAAAGGAATTGGTGACAGGAATTGTGTATGGAAAGGATGCTAGTACTATTTGGGCAGATTTACGAGAGAGGTTTGACAAGGTGAATATGTCAAGGATTTTCCAGTTTCATAAGGGAATTGCAACAATTACACAAGGAAATGACATCgtttctatatatttttcaaaactcaaGGACCTTTGGGATGAATTTGACAGTATGGTTCATCCTCCCTGCAATTTTCCGACATCTAGGGATTTTATGGAACATATGCGAAGGCAGAAGCTACTGCAGTTTTTAATGGGCCTTAATGATAGTTATGAACAGGCACGAAGTCAAATTTTGATAACTAATCCTACACCAACAGTGAACAAAGCCTATTCTATGAtcattgagagagagagagagtcaaaGAGCATTGACTAA